The following are encoded in a window of Egicoccus sp. AB-alg6-2 genomic DNA:
- the mfd gene encoding transcription-repair coupling factor: MSAPSSIDDVLDPGIAAGPLAAALRPGRAEWPEELEDPDELVCAPPVRPYVLSLLAERATPLLVLTPRTSDAEAVADGVAAYLGEDRVAVFPAWETLPHERLSPQPRTVGRRLAVLDRLCHPEGHDQLLQVIVAPVRAAVQPMDPALTGQRPIELTSRWDGFDRLVEGLAGLGYSRTSQVESRGEFAVRGGIVDVFPTGADHAVRVEFWGDDVESLRQFGVADQRSTEPVERVVVDPARELVLDDELRETARARIRDWPELTEPLERLAEGQTFEGAEALVLLLRDEPALLSDFLPGDAGMVLVDPLLLQDRANKLREEAEVLAETAWRTAAFAAAGGDAEAAGAGSPLQGTNFATPEQLLARSPQQVWRLTPFGKAGGTRLPGAAWDSFRGDVVTLAERANTLLREGKRVVIAVDADGPARRIGDVLGEQGVPATIVPALAPTAEGHRVEVTVSRLRAGFHADELGIAILGTWDVFGPRRRRASRRLGTRTSAADAVLQLREGDPVVHRTHGVGRYRGMVTREFPAPNGTVAKRDYVLLEYADGDTLYVPSDQVDAVTRYQGGETPSVMSLGGAQWERAKNRVRKAVRDIAADLIRLYAARMHAPGHAFTSDGAMQAELEDAFAHVETVDQLTTIDEIKRDMEAPVPMDRLLAGDVGFGKTEVAVRAAGKAVFDGKQVAVLVPTTILAQQHFETFKERFSGFPVEVEAYSRFTSTKDRKRILDGLAAGTVDIVVGTHALLGKSVQWKDLGLVVVDEEQRFGVSQKERLKQLRTSVDVLSMSATPIPRTLEMAVSGLRDLSVIETPPEDRQPVMTVVSEYDEAQIALAIRRELLRDGQVFYVHNQVDSIHRVAAGIAEMVPDARVEVAHGQMDERQLERVMVRFWEREFDVLVCTTIIESGLDIPNANTLIIERADLLGLSQLHQLRGRVGRSSERGYAYFLYPEGASMTEPAYERLKTIAEHTRLGSGLAIAMRDLEIRGAGNVVGAEQSGQVAAVGFEMYSQLLKEEVADLSGEPIEEEVDIKLELPVDAHLPHDYVEDERQRLELYKRISAIRDAGGVRDVKAELADRFGPLPGAAERLLSLAALKAALRRWRIHEVTLTASGRLRVAPMDLTDSQLVRVERLHRGFRYQREQLVLQIPVPSPRPPDLIAWVAATLRDLVAPPPKRR, from the coding sequence GTGAGCGCTCCCAGCAGCATCGACGACGTCCTCGATCCCGGCATCGCGGCCGGCCCACTCGCCGCCGCCCTGCGGCCCGGCCGGGCCGAATGGCCCGAGGAGCTCGAGGATCCCGACGAGCTGGTCTGTGCCCCCCCGGTCCGCCCCTACGTGCTGAGCCTGCTGGCCGAGCGCGCCACCCCGCTGCTCGTGCTCACGCCGCGGACCTCCGACGCCGAGGCCGTCGCCGACGGTGTGGCGGCCTACCTCGGGGAGGACCGGGTCGCGGTCTTCCCGGCGTGGGAGACGCTGCCGCACGAGCGGTTGTCCCCGCAGCCGCGGACCGTCGGTCGCCGGTTGGCGGTGCTCGACCGGCTCTGCCACCCGGAGGGACACGATCAGCTGCTGCAGGTCATCGTGGCCCCGGTCCGGGCCGCCGTGCAGCCGATGGACCCGGCACTGACCGGGCAACGCCCGATCGAGTTGACCTCGAGGTGGGACGGGTTCGACCGGCTCGTCGAGGGGCTCGCCGGACTGGGCTACAGCCGCACCAGCCAGGTCGAGTCGCGGGGCGAGTTCGCCGTCCGCGGCGGCATCGTCGACGTGTTCCCCACCGGCGCCGACCATGCGGTCCGGGTCGAGTTCTGGGGCGACGACGTCGAGTCGTTGCGTCAGTTCGGGGTCGCCGACCAGCGTTCGACCGAGCCCGTCGAGCGGGTCGTGGTCGACCCGGCCCGCGAGCTTGTCCTCGACGACGAGCTCCGCGAGACCGCCCGCGCGCGGATCCGCGACTGGCCGGAGCTCACCGAGCCGTTGGAGCGTCTCGCCGAAGGCCAGACGTTCGAGGGTGCCGAGGCGCTCGTGCTGCTGTTGCGTGACGAGCCAGCGCTGCTGAGCGACTTCCTGCCGGGGGACGCTGGCATGGTGCTCGTGGACCCGTTGCTCCTGCAGGACCGGGCCAACAAGCTGCGGGAGGAGGCCGAGGTCCTGGCCGAGACGGCTTGGCGCACCGCCGCGTTCGCGGCCGCGGGCGGCGACGCCGAAGCCGCCGGCGCAGGGTCGCCGCTGCAGGGCACCAACTTCGCCACGCCCGAGCAGCTGCTCGCCCGCAGTCCCCAGCAGGTGTGGCGGCTGACCCCCTTCGGCAAGGCCGGCGGCACCCGTCTGCCGGGCGCGGCCTGGGACTCCTTCCGCGGCGACGTCGTCACCCTCGCCGAACGTGCCAACACGCTGCTGCGCGAGGGCAAGCGCGTCGTCATCGCCGTCGACGCCGACGGGCCGGCGCGCCGGATCGGCGACGTCCTCGGCGAGCAGGGAGTGCCGGCGACGATCGTGCCGGCGCTCGCGCCGACGGCCGAGGGCCACCGGGTCGAGGTCACGGTCAGCCGCCTGCGCGCAGGGTTTCACGCCGACGAACTCGGTATCGCGATCCTCGGGACGTGGGACGTGTTCGGCCCCCGCCGGCGCCGTGCAAGTCGCCGGCTGGGCACGCGCACCAGCGCCGCGGACGCCGTGCTGCAACTGCGCGAGGGCGACCCGGTGGTGCACCGCACCCATGGCGTCGGCCGCTACCGGGGCATGGTCACACGCGAGTTCCCTGCCCCGAACGGCACCGTGGCGAAGCGCGACTACGTCCTGCTGGAGTACGCGGACGGCGACACCCTCTACGTGCCCTCCGACCAGGTCGATGCCGTCACGCGCTACCAGGGTGGCGAGACGCCCAGCGTGATGTCGCTCGGCGGCGCCCAGTGGGAGCGGGCGAAGAACCGGGTCCGCAAGGCCGTCCGCGACATCGCCGCGGACCTGATCCGGTTGTACGCGGCCCGCATGCATGCGCCCGGTCACGCCTTCACCTCCGACGGGGCGATGCAGGCCGAACTCGAGGACGCGTTCGCCCACGTCGAGACCGTCGACCAGTTGACCACCATCGACGAGATCAAGCGGGACATGGAGGCGCCGGTCCCGATGGACCGGCTGCTGGCCGGCGACGTCGGCTTCGGCAAGACCGAGGTGGCCGTACGAGCCGCGGGGAAGGCCGTGTTCGACGGCAAGCAGGTGGCGGTGCTGGTACCGACCACGATCCTGGCCCAGCAGCACTTCGAGACCTTCAAGGAGCGTTTCTCGGGCTTCCCGGTCGAGGTCGAGGCCTACAGCCGCTTCACGTCCACCAAGGACCGCAAGCGCATCCTCGACGGCCTCGCGGCCGGCACCGTCGACATCGTGGTCGGCACCCATGCGCTGCTCGGCAAGTCGGTGCAGTGGAAGGACCTCGGACTGGTCGTGGTCGACGAGGAGCAGCGGTTCGGCGTGTCGCAGAAGGAGCGCCTCAAGCAGCTGCGCACCTCGGTGGACGTGCTGTCGATGTCGGCCACGCCGATCCCGCGGACGCTCGAGATGGCCGTCTCCGGTCTCCGCGACCTCTCGGTCATCGAGACGCCCCCCGAGGATCGTCAACCGGTCATGACCGTGGTCAGCGAGTACGACGAGGCCCAGATCGCGCTGGCGATCCGACGCGAGCTGCTGCGCGATGGCCAGGTGTTCTACGTCCACAACCAGGTCGACTCGATCCACCGGGTCGCCGCCGGCATCGCGGAGATGGTGCCCGATGCCCGTGTCGAGGTCGCGCACGGGCAGATGGACGAGCGCCAGCTCGAACGCGTGATGGTGCGGTTCTGGGAGCGCGAGTTCGACGTCCTCGTCTGCACGACGATCATCGAGTCCGGCCTCGACATCCCGAACGCCAACACGCTGATCATCGAGCGGGCCGACCTGCTCGGCCTGTCGCAGCTGCACCAGCTACGGGGCCGGGTCGGGCGTTCCTCCGAGCGCGGATACGCCTACTTCCTCTATCCCGAGGGGGCGTCGATGACCGAGCCGGCCTACGAGCGGCTCAAGACCATCGCCGAGCACACCCGGCTCGGATCCGGCCTCGCCATCGCCATGCGCGACCTCGAGATCCGGGGGGCCGGCAACGTCGTCGGGGCCGAGCAGTCCGGCCAGGTCGCCGCCGTCGGCTTCGAGATGTACTCCCAGCTGCTCAAGGAGGAGGTCGCCGACCTGTCGGGCGAGCCGATCGAGGAGGAGGTCGACATCAAGCTCGAACTCCCCGTGGACGCCCACCTGCCGCACGACTACGTCGAGGACGAGCGACAGCGGCTCGAGTTGTACAAGCGCATCTCGGCGATCCGGGACGCGGGTGGGGTCCGCGACGTCAAGGCCGAGCTCGCCGACCGGTTCGGGCCGCTGCCCGGCGCGGCCGAACGCCTGCTCTCGCTGGCGGCGCTGAAGGCGGCACTGCGGCGCTGGCGGATCCACGAGGTCACCCTCACCGCCTCCGGTCGGCTGCGCGTCGCGCCGATGGACCTCACCGATTCGCAACTGGTGCGGGTCGAGCGTCTGCACCGGGGTTTCCGCTACCAGCGTGAGCAGCTCGTCCTCCAGATCCCCGTGCCGTCGCCCCGGCCGCCCGACCTGATCGCGTGGGTCGCCGCGACGCTGCGTGACCTGGTGGCGCCGCCGCCGAAGCGGCGCTGA
- the glmU gene encoding bifunctional UDP-N-acetylglucosamine diphosphorylase/glucosamine-1-phosphate N-acetyltransferase GlmU codes for MSDIARTAAVVLAAGKGTRFRSDLAKVLHTAAGRTLVGHVLEALRPLGLGQVVVVVGHQADDVAASVTDSGVDGLTTVLQEEQHGTGHAVQVAMPALAADIDRVMVLPGDTPLLTASTLEELLHAADGRTAAMLTARLADPAGYGRVLRNADGNVSAIVEHRDATDDQRAIDEINAGMYVISREHLVHALDRLDTGNDQGELYLTDVVEILAGEGEEVAAVVTGEDEVAGVNDRRQLAEAAAVLRRRHLDHLMTQVGVSVVDPATTHVDVDVEVGRDAVLLPGTILERGTRIGERATVGPNSHLTGCEVGPDATVHSTRAIDAVIGASASVGPFTHLRPGTVLGTKAKAGAFVETKNATLRDGAKAGHLAYVGDATIGERVNVGCGVVLVNYDGTDKHHTVVEADAFVGSGTMLVSPVTIGAGAYVAAGSTITEDVPADALAIGRARQVNKDGWAARRRRRQGG; via the coding sequence GTGTCCGACATCGCCCGCACCGCCGCGGTGGTCCTCGCCGCCGGCAAGGGGACCCGGTTCCGTTCCGACCTCGCCAAGGTGCTGCACACGGCGGCCGGACGGACCCTGGTCGGTCACGTCCTCGAGGCGTTGCGGCCGCTCGGCCTCGGCCAGGTCGTGGTGGTGGTCGGCCACCAGGCGGACGACGTCGCCGCGTCGGTCACCGACAGCGGCGTCGACGGGCTGACCACGGTCCTGCAGGAGGAGCAGCACGGCACCGGACACGCCGTACAGGTGGCGATGCCGGCGCTGGCGGCCGACATCGACCGGGTCATGGTCCTACCCGGCGACACGCCGCTGCTGACCGCCTCGACCCTCGAGGAACTCCTGCACGCCGCCGACGGGCGCACCGCCGCCATGCTGACCGCCCGGTTGGCCGATCCGGCCGGCTACGGCCGCGTGCTGCGCAACGCCGACGGCAACGTGAGCGCGATCGTCGAGCACCGGGACGCGACCGACGATCAGCGCGCCATCGACGAGATCAACGCCGGCATGTACGTCATCTCGCGCGAGCACCTCGTCCATGCGCTCGACCGGCTCGACACCGGCAACGACCAGGGCGAGCTCTACCTCACCGACGTCGTCGAGATCCTCGCCGGCGAAGGCGAAGAGGTCGCCGCGGTCGTGACCGGCGAGGACGAGGTCGCGGGCGTCAACGACCGCCGCCAACTGGCCGAGGCCGCCGCCGTGCTGCGTCGCCGCCACCTCGACCACCTCATGACCCAGGTCGGCGTCTCGGTCGTGGATCCTGCGACCACGCACGTCGACGTCGACGTCGAGGTGGGCCGTGACGCCGTCCTGCTGCCCGGCACCATCCTCGAACGCGGTACCCGCATCGGTGAACGCGCCACGGTCGGCCCCAACAGCCACCTCACCGGCTGCGAGGTCGGCCCGGACGCGACCGTGCACTCCACCCGGGCGATCGACGCGGTGATCGGCGCGTCGGCCAGCGTCGGACCGTTCACCCACCTGCGGCCCGGCACCGTGCTCGGCACGAAGGCGAAGGCAGGGGCGTTCGTCGAGACCAAGAACGCGACCCTGCGCGACGGCGCGAAGGCGGGCCACCTCGCCTACGTGGGCGACGCGACGATCGGCGAGCGTGTCAACGTCGGCTGCGGGGTCGTGCTGGTCAACTACGACGGCACGGACAAGCACCACACCGTCGTCGAGGCGGACGCGTTCGTCGGCAGCGGCACGATGCTGGTGTCGCCGGTCACCATCGGTGCCGGCGCCTACGTCGCCGCGGGCTCGACCATCACCGAGGACGTCCCCGCGGACGCGTTGGCGATCGGGCGGGCCCGGCAGGTCAACAAGGACGGCTGGGCCGCGCGCCGCCGGCGACGACAGGGCGGCTGA
- a CDS encoding ribose-phosphate diphosphokinase: MEVVTKKRMHIFSGSSYPELAREVADHLGMRVGEVKLAQFANGELYARYAESIRGGDVFVIQSHLTIPGGMSINDFVIEQLIMLDALKRASAKRTVAVVPYYGYSRSDKKARSREAIAARMIADMYESTGVDRIMSVDLHTGQIQGFFDDPFDHLTALPLLVQWIAENTEAANRVIVSPDAGRVRLTEKFAGHLGAPIAILHKRRDPDQQNVSETLDVIGDVDGKTCILIDDMIDTAGTICGAAELLIERGAHRVIACATHPVFSDPAAERLENSVIEKVVVTNTLPIPPERRIDKLVVLSIAPILASALRAVFEDQSVSEIFRGENV, translated from the coding sequence GTGGAAGTCGTCACCAAGAAGCGCATGCACATCTTCTCCGGGTCGTCGTACCCCGAGCTGGCCCGCGAGGTCGCCGACCACCTGGGCATGCGCGTCGGTGAGGTGAAGCTGGCGCAGTTCGCGAACGGCGAGCTGTATGCCCGCTACGCCGAGTCGATCCGCGGCGGCGACGTGTTCGTCATCCAGTCGCACCTGACCATCCCCGGCGGGATGAGCATCAACGACTTCGTGATCGAACAGCTGATCATGCTCGATGCCCTCAAGCGCGCATCGGCGAAGCGCACGGTGGCCGTCGTGCCCTACTACGGCTACTCGCGCTCGGACAAGAAGGCCCGGTCGCGCGAGGCGATCGCCGCCCGCATGATCGCCGACATGTACGAGTCCACCGGCGTGGACCGCATCATGTCGGTCGACCTGCACACCGGGCAGATCCAGGGCTTCTTCGACGACCCGTTCGACCACCTGACGGCGCTGCCGTTGCTGGTGCAGTGGATCGCCGAGAACACCGAGGCCGCGAACCGGGTCATCGTCTCGCCGGACGCCGGGCGGGTACGCCTGACCGAGAAGTTCGCCGGTCACCTCGGTGCGCCGATCGCGATCCTGCACAAGCGGCGCGACCCGGACCAGCAGAACGTCAGCGAGACCCTCGACGTCATCGGTGACGTCGACGGCAAGACGTGCATCCTCATCGACGACATGATCGACACGGCCGGCACCATCTGTGGCGCGGCCGAGCTGCTGATCGAGCGGGGCGCCCATCGGGTCATCGCGTGCGCCACCCACCCCGTGTTCTCCGACCCGGCGGCGGAGCGCCTCGAGAACTCGGTCATCGAGAAGGTCGTGGTGACCAACACCCTGCCGATCCCTCCCGAGCGCCGGATCGACAAGCTCGTGGTCCTCTCGATCGCCCCGATCCTGGCCTCGGCGCTCCGCGCGGTCTTCGAGGACCAGTCGGTGTCGGAGATCTTCCGCGGCGAGAACGTGTAG
- a CDS encoding DUF4191 domain-containing protein has translation MKQRLQQIRMAWGQLKEIDPKAPAMIAAGALAGLLIGALLGLLVNEWVAIPVALLFAFMGAMMVFNRRLQKAQFSAIEGHPGAAAAVLQQMRGQWFVSPAVAVNAKQDLVHRVVGRCGIVLVAEGSSPQRVKALLAKEKKRIGRVAGEVPVHTVLVGDGRGDTVTLNKLQFTMNKFNRELSKTEVPKLERRLKPLDRTAPIPQGIDPNMARRPRPKPR, from the coding sequence GTGAAGCAGAGGCTGCAGCAGATCCGGATGGCGTGGGGTCAGCTGAAGGAGATCGACCCCAAGGCGCCGGCGATGATCGCGGCCGGCGCGCTGGCCGGGTTGCTCATCGGTGCCCTGCTCGGTCTGCTCGTCAACGAGTGGGTAGCGATCCCGGTCGCGCTGCTGTTCGCGTTCATGGGCGCGATGATGGTGTTCAACCGCCGCCTGCAGAAGGCGCAGTTCTCCGCCATCGAGGGCCACCCCGGCGCCGCAGCCGCCGTGCTCCAGCAGATGCGGGGGCAGTGGTTCGTCTCACCGGCAGTGGCCGTCAACGCCAAGCAGGACCTCGTCCACCGCGTCGTCGGACGCTGCGGCATCGTGCTGGTCGCCGAGGGGTCCTCCCCACAGCGGGTGAAGGCGTTGCTGGCCAAGGAGAAGAAGCGGATCGGCCGCGTCGCCGGCGAGGTGCCGGTGCACACGGTCCTCGTCGGCGACGGCCGCGGGGACACGGTCACGCTGAACAAGCTGCAGTTCACCATGAACAAGTTCAACCGCGAGCTGTCCAAGACCGAGGTGCCCAAGCTCGAGCGCCGCCTCAAGCCGCTGGATCGCACGGCGCCCATCCCGCAGGGCATCGATCCCAACATGGCCCGCCGCCCCCGCCCGAAGCCCCGCTAG
- the pth gene encoding aminoacyl-tRNA hydrolase: MADDDRWLVVGLGNPEGEYGGTRHNVGADAVRAFARREHADLARNKRARCETAETVVAGVRFALAVPQSYMNTSGGPAQQAANWFKVPVERTIVLHDDLDVELGALKVKRGGSPAGHNGLKDLDRAFGSRDYLRVRIGIGRPPGRMPGKDFVLRRFSPAERETVDVTLEEAGDAVVMLATQGLEATQNRYHGAR; encoded by the coding sequence GTGGCCGACGACGACCGCTGGCTCGTCGTCGGCCTCGGCAATCCCGAGGGCGAGTACGGCGGGACCCGGCACAACGTCGGTGCCGACGCGGTGCGCGCCTTCGCCCGCCGCGAACACGCTGACCTCGCGCGCAACAAGCGCGCCCGCTGCGAGACGGCCGAGACCGTCGTGGCCGGCGTGCGGTTCGCCCTGGCCGTCCCGCAGAGCTACATGAACACCTCCGGCGGACCGGCGCAGCAGGCGGCGAACTGGTTCAAGGTCCCCGTCGAGCGCACCATCGTCCTGCACGACGACCTCGACGTGGAGCTCGGCGCTCTCAAGGTCAAGCGCGGCGGCAGCCCGGCGGGCCACAATGGCCTCAAGGACCTCGATCGGGCGTTCGGCAGCCGCGACTACCTGCGGGTGCGGATCGGCATCGGGCGGCCCCCGGGGCGGATGCCGGGCAAGGACTTCGTGCTCCGTCGGTTCTCGCCGGCGGAACGCGAAACCGTCGACGTCACGCTGGAAGAAGCCGGTGACGCGGTCGTGATGTTGGCCACCCAGGGCCTCGAGGCCACCCAGAACCGCTATCACGGGGCACGCTGA
- a CDS encoding 50S ribosomal protein L25, with product MSKQVQLSAQKRTQQGKGAAGRLRRQGRVPGIMYGYEVEPTPVSVDALELYHALHTEAGRNAMIRLEIEGETHLTLARDLQIHPIRQETQHVDFLAVDRDSQISVEVPVHSVGEEDVAPGGGVVNQILYTVPILVRPLDVPNSFELSVEGLEIGDVLRVEDLAGQLPDGAEFDIELDRTVITINAPVSEAELEALEEGVGAGADDTGAEAAVEVDEAAGDEVVAEPAEAEEA from the coding sequence GTGTCGAAGCAGGTCCAGCTCAGCGCACAGAAGCGCACCCAGCAGGGCAAGGGTGCCGCCGGCCGCCTCCGCAGGCAGGGCCGCGTCCCCGGCATCATGTATGGCTACGAGGTCGAGCCCACCCCCGTCAGCGTGGACGCGCTCGAGCTCTACCACGCGCTGCACACCGAAGCAGGGCGCAACGCGATGATCCGCCTGGAGATCGAGGGCGAGACGCACCTCACGCTGGCGCGTGACCTGCAGATCCACCCGATCCGGCAGGAGACCCAGCACGTCGACTTCCTCGCCGTCGACCGGGACTCGCAGATCTCGGTCGAGGTCCCGGTCCACTCGGTCGGCGAAGAGGACGTCGCCCCCGGTGGCGGCGTCGTGAACCAGATCCTGTACACCGTGCCGATCCTGGTCCGGCCGCTCGACGTGCCCAACTCCTTCGAGCTGTCCGTCGAAGGGCTCGAGATCGGTGACGTCCTGCGGGTCGAGGACCTGGCCGGCCAGCTCCCCGACGGCGCCGAGTTCGACATCGAGCTCGACCGCACCGTCATCACCATCAACGCCCCGGTCTCCGAGGCCGAGCTCGAAGCCCTCGAGGAGGGCGTCGGTGCCGGCGCCGACGACACCGGTGCCGAGGCCGCCGTCGAGGTGGACGAGGCGGCCGGGGACGAGGTCGTGGCCGAGCCCGCCGAGGCCGAGGAGGCCTGA